Proteins from a single region of Streptomyces sp. TN58:
- a CDS encoding class II glutamine amidotransferase, producing the protein MCRWLAYSGTPVLLDTILYKPAHSLIDQSLHSKLGVETTNGDGFGVGWYPDGGSGDGTPALMRDVGPAWNNRNLRELSDHVTSPVFFAHIRASTGTAVQQTNCHPFRHGRWMWMHNGAIAGFHTMRRDLALLVDPALYGEIEGTTDSEVMFYLALTLGLEEDPPGAVARMVGVVERVGREHGVEHPMQMTVAVTNGVAVWAFRYSSEGASRSLFYSSRVETLRRLHPDMRFLQGVSDETRLVVSEPLGDLPGAWNEVPESSYGIVQPGADGLYPFTPLAA; encoded by the coding sequence ATGTGCCGGTGGCTGGCGTATTCGGGAACCCCCGTGCTGCTCGACACCATCCTGTACAAACCCGCCCACTCGCTGATCGACCAGAGCCTCCACTCCAAGCTGGGTGTGGAGACGACCAACGGTGACGGTTTCGGCGTCGGGTGGTATCCGGACGGCGGCAGTGGCGACGGCACCCCCGCCCTGATGAGGGACGTCGGTCCCGCGTGGAACAACCGCAACCTGCGGGAGCTGTCGGACCATGTCACCTCGCCGGTGTTCTTCGCCCACATCCGGGCGTCGACGGGCACGGCGGTGCAGCAGACGAACTGCCATCCCTTCCGCCACGGCCGCTGGATGTGGATGCACAACGGAGCCATCGCCGGCTTCCACACGATGCGGCGGGACCTCGCCCTGCTCGTCGATCCCGCGCTGTACGGGGAGATCGAGGGCACGACGGACTCCGAGGTGATGTTCTACCTGGCGCTCACCCTCGGCCTGGAGGAGGACCCGCCGGGCGCCGTCGCCAGGATGGTGGGGGTGGTGGAGCGGGTCGGCCGGGAACACGGTGTGGAGCATCCGATGCAGATGACGGTGGCCGTCACCAACGGCGTCGCGGTGTGGGCCTTCCGCTATTCCAGCGAGGGCGCGTCCCGGTCGCTGTTCTACAGCAGCCGGGTGGAGACGCTGCGCAGGCTGCACCCCGACATGCGCTTCCTGCAGGGCGTGTCCGACGAGACCCGCCTGGTGGTGTCCGAGCCGCTCGGCGACCTGCCCGGGGCGTGGAACGAGGTGCCGGAGAGCAGTTACGGGATCGTGCAGCCGGGTGCGGACGGGCTGTACCCCTTCACCCCGCTGGCCGCCTGA
- a CDS encoding cupin domain-containing protein — translation MRLLNHERDAVDLRTTPVHLGLGSRAQPVEGFAWDPEVLQAYSAAVAADGAEGRMVMIFDGDGPGDHWESHPAGDELVVCLSGSVTVTRDVDGVPDRVLLGPGEATVNPAGVWHVVDMEGPASILAVTAPLGTDHRPRTATRPRTDTRPTERAGTPSPQAAP, via the coding sequence ATGAGACTCCTCAATCACGAACGCGATGCCGTGGACCTGCGGACCACCCCGGTGCACCTCGGACTGGGATCGAGAGCGCAACCCGTCGAGGGCTTCGCCTGGGACCCGGAAGTGCTCCAGGCCTACAGCGCCGCGGTCGCGGCGGACGGCGCCGAGGGCCGGATGGTGATGATCTTCGACGGCGACGGGCCCGGCGACCACTGGGAGAGTCACCCCGCAGGCGACGAACTGGTCGTCTGCCTCAGCGGGTCCGTGACGGTCACCCGCGACGTGGACGGGGTGCCCGACCGCGTTCTGCTCGGACCGGGCGAGGCCACCGTCAACCCGGCGGGGGTATGGCACGTGGTCGACATGGAGGGGCCTGCGTCCATCCTGGCCGTCACCGCGCCCCTCGGCACCGACCACCGTCCTCGGACCGCCACCCGTCCTCGGACCGACACCCGCCCGACCGAACGCGCCGGCACGCCCAGCCCGCAGGCAGCGCCGTGA
- a CDS encoding SGNH/GDSL hydrolase family protein: MTTRVACLGDSLTRAQFSADYLELLGRRLPPGDVRPARFGANGDFAYNLLQRLDAVVRNPPDVITVLIGTNDARASLAGYPVEQAMKRKQLPDRPSAGWFQQCLGAVVARLRAETDATIGLLSLPVLGQQPDGAAAQASQAYSRMIAEVAATDGVAYLPLHERQTEELRQADPPPIPYREATPAAVVGVLFQHAVLRRSLDTISRRRGLLLTTDHIHQNSRGATHIAEVIDAGLLPRSP; the protein is encoded by the coding sequence GTGACGACACGCGTCGCGTGCCTCGGCGACAGCCTCACCCGCGCGCAGTTCAGTGCCGACTACCTGGAACTGCTCGGACGACGGCTCCCTCCCGGTGACGTACGGCCTGCGCGCTTCGGCGCCAACGGCGACTTCGCCTACAACCTTTTGCAGCGCCTCGATGCCGTGGTCCGGAACCCGCCCGATGTGATCACCGTGCTGATCGGGACCAACGACGCCCGAGCGAGCCTGGCCGGCTACCCCGTCGAGCAGGCCATGAAGCGCAAGCAGCTCCCCGACCGCCCGTCGGCAGGCTGGTTCCAACAGTGCCTGGGAGCCGTCGTAGCACGGCTGCGAGCGGAGACGGACGCGACGATCGGCCTGCTGTCGCTCCCGGTGCTCGGCCAACAACCGGACGGAGCAGCGGCACAGGCGTCGCAGGCGTACAGCCGGATGATCGCGGAGGTCGCCGCCACCGACGGGGTGGCCTACCTTCCGCTCCACGAGCGCCAGACCGAGGAACTGCGCCAAGCGGACCCGCCGCCGATCCCGTACCGGGAGGCGACGCCCGCGGCGGTCGTCGGTGTCCTCTTCCAGCATGCGGTGCTGCGCCGCAGCCTGGACACGATCTCGCGGCGGCGAGGCCTCCTACTCACGACCGACCACATCCACCAGAACAGTCGCGGCGCCACCCATATCGCCGAGGTCATCGACGCCGGACTGCTGCCCCGCAGCCCGTAG
- a CDS encoding HAD family hydrolase, with amino-acid sequence MTATCVILDIGGVLEITPETGWVQRWEERLRLPLGTVRERMHDVWRAGSVGSIGEREVHEQVAARLGLDDPQVEAFMADLWAEYLGTPNEELIAHVQGLRGSCRLGILSNSFVGAREREATLYHFDELVEQIVYSHEIGVEKPDLRAFEAACASLDVRPENCLFIDDVAVNVEAARAAGMQAHLFEDNARTVTRIAAHLNAEPLAPERVPLG; translated from the coding sequence GTGACCGCGACCTGCGTCATTCTCGACATCGGCGGCGTGTTGGAGATCACGCCGGAAACGGGATGGGTGCAACGGTGGGAAGAGCGGCTGAGGCTGCCTCTCGGCACTGTCCGCGAACGGATGCACGACGTGTGGCGGGCTGGGAGCGTTGGGAGCATCGGCGAACGAGAAGTGCACGAGCAGGTGGCAGCCCGTCTGGGTCTCGACGACCCCCAGGTCGAAGCCTTCATGGCTGATCTCTGGGCGGAGTATCTGGGGACGCCGAACGAGGAGTTGATCGCCCATGTGCAAGGGCTGCGCGGAAGCTGCAGACTGGGCATCCTGAGCAACAGCTTCGTCGGTGCCCGGGAGCGGGAGGCGACGCTGTACCACTTCGACGAACTGGTGGAACAGATCGTCTACTCACACGAGATCGGTGTCGAGAAGCCCGACCTGCGGGCCTTCGAAGCGGCATGCGCCAGCTTGGATGTGCGGCCGGAAAACTGCCTGTTCATCGATGATGTCGCAGTCAACGTCGAGGCCGCCCGGGCGGCGGGCATGCAGGCGCATCTGTTCGAGGACAACGCTCGGACCGTCACGCGCATCGCAGCCCATCTGAATGCCGAGCCCTTGGCTCCAGAGCGGGTCCCGCTCGGATGA
- a CDS encoding class I SAM-dependent methyltransferase: MPAEDPAERPAPAVRPEVWETYGPADLSAVPVFAGGFINFGYWHSVDLEGPLSQADRIRSEQDLYRHVLDALAPDGGRAVEVGCGLGLGCALALDEYGPAAVTGVDVHPQQLRRAREANSPLLAAEPRRLSFVLGAAESLPLGDAQYDCLYSVEAVQHFPDLPAFAREAARVLRPGGRVAVAGFFSVEGAPDPEKRLAGLLETFASGLDIARPVSRLAHALREAGFDDVRADSIGPQVWPGWDRWLARLWAPGTWPRNFMAAWEQQILDYYLVTAARR; this comes from the coding sequence ATGCCGGCGGAGGACCCTGCGGAGCGGCCCGCTCCGGCCGTACGGCCCGAGGTGTGGGAGACGTACGGGCCGGCCGATCTCAGCGCCGTGCCCGTGTTCGCCGGAGGGTTCATCAACTTCGGCTACTGGCACTCCGTCGACCTCGAAGGGCCGCTCTCGCAGGCGGACCGGATCCGAAGCGAGCAGGACCTCTACCGTCATGTGCTCGACGCGCTCGCCCCCGACGGCGGCCGCGCCGTGGAGGTCGGCTGCGGCCTCGGCCTCGGGTGCGCCCTCGCCCTCGACGAGTACGGCCCCGCGGCGGTCACCGGTGTGGACGTCCACCCCCAGCAGCTCCGTCGGGCCCGCGAAGCGAACTCGCCGCTGCTCGCCGCCGAGCCGCGGCGGCTGTCCTTCGTCCTCGGAGCGGCCGAGAGCCTGCCGCTCGGCGACGCGCAGTACGACTGCCTGTACAGCGTCGAGGCGGTCCAGCACTTCCCGGACCTGCCGGCGTTCGCCCGGGAGGCGGCGCGGGTGCTGCGGCCCGGCGGGCGGGTCGCGGTCGCCGGCTTCTTCAGCGTGGAGGGAGCCCCCGACCCGGAGAAGCGGCTCGCGGGCCTGCTGGAGACGTTCGCCAGCGGACTCGACATCGCCCGGCCCGTGTCCCGGCTGGCGCACGCCCTGCGCGAAGCCGGATTCGACGACGTCCGGGCCGACTCGATCGGCCCGCAGGTCTGGCCCGGCTGGGACCGCTGGCTCGCCCGCCTCTGGGCGCCCGGCACCTGGCCGCGGAACTTCATGGCCGCCTGGGAGCAGCAGATCCTCGACTACTACCTGGTCACGGCCGCCCGCCGGTAG
- a CDS encoding PI-PLC domain-containing protein: MIDMDMRRVGFRGRLRGALRRGQTPRPSPRYHRRTAVCLLLPALLGTATTATASTAGTATTTRAAPVGALADLAAARWGDRRLDEVSFLTTHNAFTNYEDSRWSSVNQSESVRAQLEGGVRGLSLDTHWYERSTWLCVISFGSDCYPSDVYLCHGDCKTFAGATYALPRQSFHGTMQTVVDFLAAHPQEIVTVFLEDYVGADQLGGSLGRVRGLSDMVFRPDEWGVRQKGWPKAADLVTSGKRLLIFSDRSDREHLGVMYDRSWTVSNYWSLGDLGNDTSCVSRWPDVPLDRQEPGFRRLFTMSHHRNVPTVLTAALDNGAKLRNRIAERCRPAAGGRAPNFVSVDFHRLSDSSGHTPASIVAELNSGS; this comes from the coding sequence ATGATTGACATGGACATGAGGCGAGTGGGGTTCCGCGGACGCCTGCGCGGTGCGCTGCGGAGGGGGCAGACCCCCCGGCCCTCCCCCCGGTACCACCGGCGCACCGCGGTGTGCCTGCTCCTGCCGGCGCTGCTGGGCACGGCGACCACGGCCACCGCCTCCACCGCCGGCACCGCGACGACGACCCGCGCCGCCCCGGTAGGCGCCCTCGCCGACCTCGCGGCCGCCCGCTGGGGCGACCGGCGCCTGGACGAGGTCTCCTTCCTGACCACCCACAACGCCTTCACCAACTACGAGGACTCCCGCTGGAGTTCCGTCAACCAGTCCGAATCAGTGCGCGCACAGCTCGAAGGCGGCGTCCGCGGCCTCAGCCTGGACACCCACTGGTACGAGCGCAGCACCTGGCTGTGCGTCATCAGCTTCGGCAGCGACTGCTACCCGAGCGACGTGTACCTGTGCCACGGCGACTGCAAGACCTTCGCGGGTGCCACCTACGCGCTGCCCCGCCAGTCCTTCCACGGCACCATGCAGACGGTGGTGGACTTCCTCGCCGCGCACCCGCAGGAGATCGTGACCGTGTTCCTGGAGGACTACGTGGGCGCCGACCAGCTGGGCGGGTCCCTGGGCCGGGTCAGGGGGCTGTCCGACATGGTGTTCAGGCCGGACGAGTGGGGCGTGCGGCAGAAGGGCTGGCCCAAGGCCGCCGACCTGGTCACCTCCGGCAAGCGGCTGCTGATCTTCTCGGACCGGTCGGACCGCGAACACCTGGGCGTCATGTACGACAGGTCCTGGACGGTGAGCAACTACTGGAGCCTGGGCGACCTGGGCAACGACACGTCCTGCGTGAGCCGTTGGCCGGACGTGCCCCTGGACCGGCAGGAGCCCGGCTTCCGGCGACTGTTCACGATGAGCCATCACCGCAACGTGCCCACCGTGCTGACGGCGGCGCTGGACAACGGCGCGAAGCTCAGGAACCGCATCGCCGAGCGGTGCCGGCCCGCGGCCGGCGGCCGCGCGCCGAACTTCGTCTCGGTCGACTTCCACCGCCTGTCGGACAGCAGCGGCCACACCCCCGCCTCGATCGTCGCCGAACTCAACTCCGGCTCCTGA
- a CDS encoding cytochrome P450 translates to MTWHDEQARRDELYRDPYPLYDRARRAEGLTYVPEFDAWLVARDRDVREVLLRAEDFSSANALLPDVPPAELSEAALAVLSRGFGPRPTVVSSDGAAHRRHRAPLNRGLSAGRVAALVPYARACAAELVDGFAADGSADLVEAYARRLPGMVVGRLIGLDPADVPAAVLGGYRAEELLFRPLPPEGQAAAAEDVVALQHLLDGYVRDRRDRPRDDLCSAMVSDLAPGTGELTLEQRHELVTSLQNLLIAGFLTTGALIGTALMHLLDEDRRQWRMLCADPSLIPAAVEEAARHDTAIQAFRRTTTRPVALGGSELPAGAAVLVAYGAANRDGERYERAGEFDITRPVNRRHLAFGHGPHGCPGSRLAREQLRLTLELLTSRLPGLRPDPGRPRPRMRPTLIHRSPEALHAVW, encoded by the coding sequence GTGACGTGGCACGACGAGCAGGCACGGCGTGACGAGCTGTACCGCGACCCGTACCCGCTGTACGACCGCGCCCGCCGGGCCGAAGGGCTCACGTACGTGCCCGAGTTCGACGCGTGGCTGGTCGCGCGCGACCGCGACGTACGGGAGGTGCTGCTGCGCGCGGAGGACTTCTCCTCCGCGAACGCCCTGCTCCCGGACGTCCCGCCGGCGGAGCTGTCGGAGGCGGCGCTGGCCGTCCTGTCGCGGGGGTTCGGGCCCCGGCCCACGGTCGTGTCCTCGGACGGCGCCGCCCACCGCCGGCACCGGGCCCCGCTCAACCGGGGGCTGTCGGCCGGGCGGGTGGCGGCGCTGGTCCCGTACGCGCGGGCGTGCGCCGCGGAGCTGGTGGACGGCTTCGCGGCGGACGGATCCGCGGATCTGGTGGAGGCGTACGCGCGGCGGCTGCCGGGGATGGTGGTGGGGCGGCTGATCGGGCTGGACCCGGCCGACGTGCCCGCGGCCGTGCTCGGCGGCTACCGGGCCGAGGAGCTTCTGTTCCGTCCGCTGCCCCCGGAGGGACAGGCGGCCGCGGCCGAGGACGTGGTCGCGCTCCAGCACCTGCTGGACGGGTACGTGCGCGACCGGCGCGACCGGCCGCGGGACGACCTGTGCTCGGCCATGGTGTCCGATCTCGCCCCCGGTACGGGCGAGCTCACCCTGGAGCAGCGCCACGAGTTGGTGACGAGCCTGCAGAACCTGCTGATCGCGGGATTCCTCACCACCGGAGCCCTCATCGGCACGGCACTGATGCACCTGCTCGACGAGGACCGGCGGCAGTGGCGGATGCTCTGCGCCGATCCGTCGCTGATCCCGGCGGCGGTGGAGGAGGCGGCCCGCCACGACACCGCCATCCAGGCCTTCCGGCGGACCACCACCCGGCCGGTCGCCCTCGGCGGCAGCGAGCTGCCCGCCGGGGCCGCCGTGCTGGTGGCGTACGGTGCGGCCAATCGCGACGGGGAGCGCTACGAACGGGCCGGCGAGTTCGACATCACCCGGCCCGTGAACCGCCGGCACCTCGCCTTCGGGCACGGCCCGCACGGCTGCCCCGGATCCCGGCTCGCGCGCGAGCAGCTGCGGCTGACGCTGGAGCTGCTGACGAGCCGCCTGCCGGGGCTGCGCCCGGACCCCGGCCGTCCCCGGCCGCGGATGCGGCCCACCCTGATCCACCGCTCGCCGGAGGCGCTGCACGCCGTCTGGTGA
- a CDS encoding DMT family transporter, giving the protein MTFRSSPIPPGVLTVGAVTFTVFAWASAFVSIRSAGTAYSPGALALGRLLAASLVLGVLLLIRRQGLPPREAWRGILISGVVWFCGYTVALNWGERLVDAGTASLLVNTGPVLMALLAARLLGEALPPRLLGGMAVSFVGAAVVGLSMSTGDGGSTSLLGVLLCLLAAMAYATGVIAQKPALSYGTPLQITAYSCMVGAAVCLPFTGRLLDELPRAPLSATLNMVYLGVVPTALAFTTWTYALARMPAGRLGATTYAVPAIVVLLSWALLGEVPAWLTLLGGLLCLAGVAVSRYAPRNRTPRTPVDGSSPAPKREVRGVHDKGATG; this is encoded by the coding sequence ATGACGTTCCGCTCAAGTCCGATACCGCCCGGCGTCCTCACCGTCGGCGCGGTCACCTTCACGGTGTTCGCCTGGGCCTCCGCCTTCGTCTCCATCCGCAGCGCGGGGACGGCGTACTCCCCGGGCGCCCTGGCCCTGGGCCGGCTGCTGGCCGCCTCGCTGGTGCTCGGCGTCCTGCTCCTGATCCGCAGGCAGGGGCTGCCGCCCCGCGAGGCCTGGCGCGGGATCCTCATCTCCGGTGTGGTGTGGTTCTGCGGCTACACGGTCGCCCTGAACTGGGGTGAGCGGCTGGTCGACGCCGGCACGGCGTCCCTGCTCGTGAACACCGGTCCCGTCCTCATGGCTCTGCTCGCGGCCCGCCTGCTCGGCGAGGCGCTGCCGCCGCGCCTGCTGGGCGGCATGGCCGTCTCCTTCGTCGGGGCGGCGGTCGTGGGCCTGTCCATGTCCACGGGCGACGGCGGCTCCACCTCGCTCCTCGGAGTACTCCTGTGCCTGCTCGCGGCGATGGCCTACGCGACCGGCGTGATCGCCCAGAAGCCCGCCCTGTCGTACGGAACACCCCTCCAGATCACCGCCTACAGCTGCATGGTGGGCGCCGCGGTCTGCCTGCCCTTCACGGGACGGCTGCTCGACGAGCTTCCCCGGGCGCCGCTGTCCGCGACCCTGAACATGGTCTACCTGGGCGTGGTCCCCACCGCCCTCGCCTTCACCACCTGGACCTACGCCCTGGCGCGCATGCCCGCAGGCCGGCTGGGAGCGACGACGTACGCCGTCCCGGCCATCGTCGTCCTGCTGAGCTGGGCCCTGCTGGGCGAGGTACCTGCCTGGCTGACGCTGCTCGGCGGGCTGCTGTGCCTGGCCGGCGTGGCGGTCTCCCGGTACGCCCCGCGTAACCGCACCCCGCGGACTCCCGTCGACGGCTCTTCACCCGCCCCCAAGAGAGAGGTGCGCGGGGTGCACGACAAGGGGGCAACGGGATGA
- a CDS encoding AraC family transcriptional regulator translates to MGDHTATGIRARPAPALRQYVDSYVGFDLRGLPTGVHCGPPSRALTAVISLSDPLEVAAGVDGASPVTRFGSLAGGLMCRSVAIHHDGREEGVRISLTPLGARAVYGMPAAELAHRLVPLDELLGALAVELVDRLRSATTWPARFAALDELLLRAVGRGPCGDRVRRVRPEVAEAWRRLVAARGCVQVGAVAAELGWSRRYLTERFRGEVGLSPKTFARVLRFEHAHELAAVRDPLPWSHVATASGYADQAHLVRDWREFTGRSPTVWRRGEVLLGAG, encoded by the coding sequence ATGGGGGACCACACGGCCACCGGGATCCGTGCACGTCCGGCGCCCGCCTTGCGGCAGTACGTCGACTCGTACGTCGGCTTCGACCTCCGCGGGCTCCCGACGGGGGTGCACTGCGGACCGCCGAGCCGCGCGCTGACTGCGGTGATCAGCCTGTCGGATCCTCTGGAGGTGGCGGCGGGCGTTGACGGCGCGTCACCGGTCACCCGGTTCGGCAGCCTGGCCGGCGGTCTGATGTGCCGGTCCGTCGCGATCCACCACGACGGACGCGAGGAGGGTGTTCGGATATCGCTGACACCGCTCGGGGCCCGGGCCGTCTACGGCATGCCCGCCGCCGAGCTCGCCCACCGGCTGGTCCCACTCGACGAACTTCTCGGAGCGCTTGCCGTCGAGCTGGTCGACCGGCTCCGATCGGCGACGACGTGGCCGGCGCGGTTCGCCGCGCTGGACGAACTGCTCCTGCGAGCTGTCGGCCGCGGCCCCTGCGGCGACCGTGTGCGCCGGGTGCGCCCCGAGGTGGCCGAGGCGTGGCGCCGCCTCGTCGCCGCGCGGGGTTGCGTCCAGGTCGGTGCGGTCGCCGCGGAACTCGGCTGGAGCCGCCGGTACCTGACCGAGCGGTTTCGCGGTGAGGTCGGCCTGTCGCCGAAGACCTTCGCCCGAGTCCTGCGCTTCGAGCACGCGCACGAACTGGCGGCGGTGCGGGACCCTCTCCCGTGGAGCCATGTGGCAACCGCCTCCGGCTACGCCGACCAGGCCCATCTCGTCCGGGACTGGCGCGAGTTCACGGGCCGGTCGCCGACGGTCTGGCGTCGCGGCGAAGTCCTCCTCGGAGCCGGGTAG
- the dacB gene encoding D-alanyl-D-alanine carboxypeptidase/D-alanyl-D-alanine-endopeptidase yields the protein MNGPYPSAPLRRGMAAVCAALLFVALASGTATAAAPTPPPAPTPSPTGGGDAGGLDPRITEIMRKPEYRNAQWGLLQTGPDGRRVVHSMYPDQFFVPGSTAKLVSVSGPWHTLGSEHRFVTPVYAVGDRSGATLTGDLDLVAQGDLTMGGRTRPDGTVAYTDLDHTYANDFTGATLTPENPLAGIDELARQVRASGITRVAGDVIVDSRLFAPDPVLDPTPTPLIINDNLIDLLTTPGDSAGAAARLDWRPKVAPYQVSSTVKTVAAGKPTDITVTATDGGTRIRLSGTIAAGAQPLLRTSPVTDPAAFGRAALIQALERAGVDVTADPAGPNPVARLPRDYDGRPRVAAYTSPPYAQYAKLILKVSHNLGANLGICLMAVTTGSRQCEDGFPVLADFLDEAGVDRGELQLADGRGGNPADRATPAALVQMLAYWQRTPDARLFREALPILGVDGLLALNCRECPARGKVFAKTGAAVGEDALNDRLAVGAITIAGYLDRGGGRFDPFYAGVNGASTPGPDTQDVVAIADDLAMIAAYLQEAPRPTP from the coding sequence GTGAACGGTCCGTACCCCTCCGCCCCGCTGCGCCGCGGCATGGCCGCCGTCTGCGCCGCCCTCCTGTTCGTGGCACTGGCCTCCGGTACCGCGACCGCTGCGGCCCCGACCCCGCCCCCCGCTCCCACGCCCTCGCCGACCGGCGGCGGGGACGCCGGCGGGCTCGACCCGCGCATCACGGAGATCATGCGGAAGCCGGAGTACCGCAACGCCCAGTGGGGTCTGTTGCAGACCGGTCCCGACGGCCGCCGCGTGGTGCACAGCATGTACCCCGACCAGTTCTTCGTCCCCGGGTCCACCGCCAAACTGGTCAGCGTCTCCGGCCCGTGGCACACCCTCGGCTCGGAACACCGCTTCGTGACACCCGTCTACGCGGTCGGCGACCGCAGCGGCGCCACCCTGACCGGCGACCTCGACCTCGTCGCCCAGGGAGACCTGACCATGGGCGGCAGGACGCGCCCCGACGGCACGGTCGCGTACACCGACCTCGACCACACCTACGCCAACGACTTCACGGGCGCGACCCTGACCCCGGAGAACCCCCTCGCCGGGATCGACGAGCTCGCCCGGCAGGTACGCGCCTCCGGCATCACCCGCGTGGCCGGGGACGTGATCGTAGACAGCCGGCTGTTCGCCCCCGACCCGGTCCTGGACCCGACCCCGACACCGCTGATCATCAACGACAACCTGATCGACCTCCTGACCACTCCCGGGGACAGCGCCGGCGCCGCCGCCCGGCTGGACTGGCGGCCGAAGGTCGCCCCGTACCAGGTCAGCTCCACGGTGAAGACCGTCGCCGCCGGGAAGCCGACGGACATCACGGTGACGGCCACCGACGGCGGCACCCGGATCCGGCTGTCGGGCACGATCGCGGCCGGCGCCCAGCCACTGCTGCGCACCTCCCCCGTCACCGACCCGGCCGCGTTCGGGCGCGCCGCGCTGATCCAGGCACTCGAACGGGCCGGGGTGGACGTCACCGCGGACCCGGCCGGCCCCAACCCGGTCGCCAGGCTCCCCCGCGACTACGACGGCCGCCCGCGGGTGGCCGCGTACACCTCCCCGCCCTACGCCCAGTACGCCAAGCTGATCCTCAAGGTCAGCCACAACCTGGGCGCCAACCTGGGCATCTGCCTGATGGCGGTCACGACCGGCAGCCGCCAGTGCGAGGACGGCTTCCCGGTCCTCGCGGACTTCCTGGACGAGGCGGGCGTGGACCGCGGTGAGCTGCAGTTGGCGGACGGCAGGGGCGGCAACCCGGCCGACCGGGCCACGCCCGCCGCACTGGTGCAGATGCTGGCGTACTGGCAGCGGACCCCCGACGCCCGGCTCTTCCGCGAGGCGCTGCCCATCCTCGGTGTCGACGGTCTGCTGGCCTTGAACTGCCGCGAATGCCCGGCGCGCGGGAAGGTGTTCGCCAAGACCGGTGCGGCGGTCGGAGAGGACGCGCTCAACGACCGGCTGGCCGTCGGGGCCATCACCATCGCCGGATACCTGGACCGGGGCGGCGGCCGCTTCGACCCCTTCTACGCGGGTGTGAACGGCGCTTCCACCCCCGGCCCGGACACCCAGGACGTGGTGGCCATAGCCGACGACCTGGCCATGATCGCCGCGTACCTGCAGGAGGCTCCGCGACCTACGCCCTGA
- a CDS encoding EF-hand domain-containing protein, producing MSEKARRLFDALDLDQDGTLTRAEVIGALRSKGPTLAAQGAIPFWGVGDTEDSSALFDAADQNGDRVLSFEEFAAVVDRRFGW from the coding sequence ATGAGTGAGAAGGCCCGGCGGTTGTTCGACGCCCTCGACCTCGACCAGGACGGCACCCTGACACGCGCCGAGGTCATCGGCGCCCTGCGCTCCAAGGGGCCCACGCTCGCCGCGCAGGGAGCGATCCCGTTCTGGGGTGTGGGGGACACCGAGGACTCCTCGGCCCTCTTCGACGCGGCCGACCAGAACGGCGACCGTGTGCTGAGCTTCGAGGAGTTCGCGGCCGTCGTCGACCGCCGCTTCGGCTGGTAG
- a CDS encoding ArsR/SmtB family transcription factor: protein MNESLPGPAASAPGAADAPAPAARLAAFAAALADETRAAICMTLLEGRAWTAGELARITGVAPSTVSGHLNRLLDAGICVTERQGRHRYVRVADAATARLLDELASYAIPDRDTPHAVPVVSAPDPLARARTCYDHFAGRLGMAVTDAMERRGLLRTDGVFELTEAGRLWCAEADVDLAGEGRRRPAGSCLDWTERRRHLGGLAGAGLCARALAEGWVVRPPGGGRALEVTAAGERAFGGLLGITSGDWS, encoded by the coding sequence ATGAACGAGTCACTTCCCGGGCCCGCCGCGTCCGCCCCCGGCGCCGCGGACGCCCCGGCTCCCGCCGCCCGGCTGGCGGCCTTCGCCGCGGCACTGGCCGACGAGACCCGGGCCGCGATCTGCATGACGCTGCTGGAGGGCCGCGCATGGACCGCCGGCGAGCTGGCCCGGATCACGGGGGTGGCGCCCTCGACCGTCTCCGGACACCTGAACCGGCTGCTCGATGCCGGCATCTGCGTGACCGAGCGGCAGGGCCGGCACCGTTACGTCCGCGTCGCGGACGCCGCGACCGCCCGCCTGCTGGACGAGCTCGCCTCGTACGCCATCCCGGACCGGGACACCCCGCACGCCGTGCCGGTCGTCAGCGCACCGGATCCGCTGGCCAGGGCCCGGACCTGCTACGACCACTTCGCCGGGCGGCTGGGCATGGCGGTGACGGATGCGATGGAACGGCGCGGGCTGCTGCGCACGGACGGCGTGTTCGAGCTGACGGAGGCAGGTCGCCTCTGGTGCGCCGAGGCCGATGTCGACCTCGCGGGCGAGGGCCGCAGGCGGCCGGCCGGCTCCTGCCTGGACTGGACCGAGCGGCGCCGCCATCTGGGCGGCCTGGCGGGGGCGGGGCTGTGCGCGCGGGCGCTTGCGGAGGGCTGGGTGGTGCGCCCGCCGGGCGGCGGGCGGGCGCTGGAGGTGACCGCGGCCGGCGAGCGGGCTTTCGGCGGCCTCCTGGGGATCACCTCCGGTGACTGGTCCTGA